A portion of the Stella humosa genome contains these proteins:
- a CDS encoding GNAT family N-acetyltransferase: MTALVLRSKAHWGYPGTFLTHFAPSMVVRPTTLVRDDCWVAAGGRRLLAYGARRRGWLDDLFVAPGAMGLGLGRVLLEQLRARARAAGHRHLMLNADPFAAGFYRRQGARLVGWTGSPWPGEPGRRLPRMRLSTRLALPRGRAAGR, from the coding sequence GTGACGGCCCTGGTGCTGCGTTCCAAGGCACATTGGGGTTATCCGGGCACGTTCCTGACGCATTTCGCGCCGTCGATGGTGGTGCGCCCGACGACGTTGGTACGCGACGACTGCTGGGTCGCGGCCGGTGGACGCCGGCTGCTGGCCTATGGTGCGCGCCGGCGCGGCTGGCTCGACGACCTGTTCGTGGCGCCCGGCGCTATGGGTCTGGGGCTCGGCCGGGTGCTGTTGGAGCAGCTTCGGGCGCGGGCGCGGGCGGCCGGCCACCGCCACCTGATGCTGAATGCCGATCCCTTCGCCGCCGGCTTCTATCGCCGCCAGGGCGCCCGCCTGGTCGGCTGGACAGGCTCGCCCTGGCCGGGGGAGCCGGGGCGCCGCCTGCCGCGGATGCGGCTTTCCACCCGATTGGCCCTTCCCCGCGGGCGGGCGGCGGGGCGATAG